The Terrirubrum flagellatum nucleotide sequence TCGCGCTCGTCGTCGCGATGACATGGCTTGCGTCCAATCTCGTGCATGGCCGCATCGGCCGCATGTGGATGGCGGTGCGCGATATGGATATCGCGGCCGAGCTGATGGGCATCAGGTTGCTGCCGACGAAGCTGCTTGCATTTGCGGTCTCGTCTTTCTTCTGCGGCGTCGCCGGCGCCTGCATGATGTTCCTGTGGTATGGCGGCGGCGAAGCAAACGACCTCTTCAACATCAATCTCAGTTTCAACATCCTGTTCATGGTGATCATCGGCGGGCTGGGAAGCCTCATCGGCTCCTTCATGGGCGCGGCCTTCATCTCGATCCTGCCGACCGCGTTGAAGTTCGGCCTGCCCGCCATCGGCATCCCGCTGCTCGGCTCCACCGCCGAACACATCACCTACATGCTGGTCGGCGCGCTGATCATTTTCTTTCTCATTGTCGAGCCGCATGGGCTCGCGCGGCTGTGGCAGATTCTCAAGCAGAAGCTTCGCGTATGGCCGTTTCCCTATTGAACCAAGAGCCTCGTCGTCGGCCTGTCCGGATTATCCGGTCCGCACAGGCTCGCGACAGAAGAGGCCAGCAGCAAGCAAACCCGATTGGAGGATGACCATGGATGCAAGAGTGATGAAGAGGGGCGCTGTTTTCGCAGCGCTTGTCGCCGCGGCCGCATTCAGCGCGCCGGTGAATGCGCAGGACACGCTGTATATCGCCAACAACAGCTATCGCACGGGGCCTTTCGCCGGCTCGGGCATCCCGATCGGCGATGGCATGCGCGACTACATGACGATGCTGAACGAGCGCGATGGCGGCATCGGCGGCGTGAAGATCAATTTCGAGGAATGCGAGACGGGCTACGACACCAAGAAGAGCATCGAATGCTACGAGCAGGGAAAATCGAAGGGCATGCTGCTCTATTCCCCCTGGTCGACCGGCGCGACGCTCGCTGCGATCCCGCGCGCGCATGTCGACAAGATTCCGATTCTCTCGATGGCGTACGGGCTTTCGGCGTCCGCCGAAGGCAACACCTTCCCATGGGTGTTCATCCCGCCGGTGACCTACTGGGACGGCGCGTCGATCATGGTGAAATACATGGCGGCGCGCGAAGGCGGTCTCGACAAGCTCAAGGGCAAGACGCTCGGGCTCATCCATCTCGATGCGCCGTTCGGCAAGGAGCCGATCCCGGTGCTTGAGAACCTCGCGAAGAAATACGGCTTCACCGTCAAGCTCTATCCGGTCGCCGCGGCCGACATGCAGAACCAGAGCGCGGTGTGGCTCAACATCAGGCGCGATCGCGTCGACTATCTCTATAATCAGGGATGGGGCGCGATGAATCCGACCGCTGTGAAAGAAGCGGTGCGCAACAACTTCCCGATGGACAAGCTGGTCGGCGTCTGGTGGGCCGGCGGCGACGACGATGCGCGCGCCGGCGGAGCGCAGGCGAAGGGCTATCGCTCGCTCAACCTGCAGATGGCGGGCGTGAACTTCCCGGTCATTCAGGACATCCAGAAATATGTCGTCGACAAGGGCAAGAGCCTGTCGCCGAAGGAGAGGGTCGGAGAGAATCTCTATAACCGCGGCGTGCTCAACGCGATGCTGATCGCGGAAGCGATCCGCAATGCGCAGAAGGTCTCGGGCAAGAAGGTTCCGACCACGGACGATGTGCGCAAGGGACTCGAGATGCTCAACATCACCGAGGCGCGCCTGAAAGAGCTCGGCATGGAAGGCTTCACCATTCCGATGAAGGTGAGCTGCAACGACCATAGCGGCCACACCAAGGTCTATGTGGCGGAGTGGGACGGCGCGAAATGGACGAAGTCGTCGGACTGGCTCGAGCCGATCCGCGATGAGGTGCGTCCGCTCATCGAAGAAAACGCCAAGGATTATGTCGAAAAGAATGCGGGCTGGCCGAAGCGCACGGAAGCCTGCGCGAGCAGCTCGTAAGGGCGGTAGCGCCGTTCCCTTCTCCCCGTCTCGACGGGGAGAAGGTGGCGCGAAGCGCCGGATGAGGGGCCGTCAGAAGTGGCGATTTGCAACGCACCTCACCCGATTTGCTCGCGACGATGCTGCGCATCGCGCTCCGCAAATCACCCTCTCCCCGCATGCGGGGAGAGGGACGCGCGGCACGATCGCGATCTGGTGAAAGCGTTTTCTCCTGCCGCTTCTTGTGGCGGCGGAGGAAAGAAGGAGTGGCATCGATGTCCGCCGCTTTGAAACCTGCAGCGCAACCTGCCGACCTCATCCTGTCGGTGAACAATATCGAAGTGGTCTATGACCACGTCATTCTCGTGCTCAAGGGCGTGTCGCTCGATGTGGCGCGCGGCGGCATCGTGGCGATCCTCGGCGCCAACGGCGCGGGCAAAACGACGACGCTGAAAGCGATCTCCAATCTTCTACGCGCCGAGCGCGGCGACGTCACCAAGGGCAGCATCGAGTTCAATAGCGAGCGCGTCGACAAATTGTCGCCAAGCGAGCTCGTGCGGCGCGGCTGCATCCAGGTGATGGAGGGCCGCCATTGCTTCGGCCATCTCTCGATCGAGGAGAACCTGCTCACCGGCGCCTTCACGCGGCGCGATGGCGCGGCGGCGATCAAGCGCGATCTTGAAATGGTGTATGAATATTTCCCGCGCCTGCGCGAGCGCCGCAACTCCATGTCGGGCTATACGTCCGGCGGCGAGCAGCAGATGTGCGCCATCGGCCGCGCGATGATGAGCCGGCCGAAGATGATCCTGCTCGACGAGCCTTCGATGGGGCTCGCGCCGCAGATCGTCGAGCAGATTTTCGAAATCGTGAAGATCGTCAACGAGAAGGAGGGCGTGTCCTTCCTGCTTGCGGAGCAGAACACCAATATGGCGCTGCGCTACGCGACCTATGGCTACATCATGGAGACTGGGCGCGTCGTCATGGACGGCTCTGCGCAGTCGCTCCGCGAGAACGAGGATGTGAAGGAATTCTATCTCGGGGTCGGCGGCGAGGGCCGCAAGAGCTTCCGCGAAGTGAAGAGCTACAAGCGCCGCAAGAGGTGGCTGGCGTAATGTTGCGGTCGCGCGCCGTCGCCATCACATTGAAGGCATGCCCTATGCCCTGCTCGGCCTCTTGCTCCTCGTCCTCGTCTTCGCCCCCCAGCTCTGGGTGCGGCAGGTGATGACGCGCCATTCATTGCACCGCCCCGATTTTCCCGGCACGGGCGGCGAACTCGCGCGGCATTTGCTCGATGAGGCGGGATTGCACGAGGTCAGCGTCGAGACCACGCCCGCCGGCGATCACTATGACCCTGTGACCCGCGCGGTGCGGCTGACGCCCGCCAATCATGACGGGCGATCGATCACGGCCGTCGCGGTAGCGGCGCATGAGGTGAGCCATGCCGTGCAGCATGCGCGCGGCGAGAGGCTGTTCGACTGGCGCGGACGGCTGATGCGGCTCCTTGTAGGCGCCGACCAGATTGCGACGATCGGCTTCTTCGTCATTCTTGCGCTTTCGATCGTCACCCGCTCGCCTTTCATCCTGCTGGCGCAAGTTGCATTGATGGTGTTGCTGCTCGTCGCGCATGTGGCGGCGCATCTCGTCACGCTGCCGCTCGAAATCGATGCGAGTTTCGGCAAGGCGTTGCCGGTGTTGGAGCGCGGGCGTTATCTCGCCAGCGCCGATCTGCCGGCGGCGCGGCAGGTGCTGCGCGCGGCCGCTTTCACCTATGTCGCCGCTGCGCTCATGAGCATTCTGAACATCCTGCGGATGATGCGGTTCGGACGATGAGATCGTTCGCCGCGCCGCGCGAGGAGATGAGGCGATGACGGGCCATTACGACGCGCGCGAGACGCAGGCTCCGGAAATGCGCGAGCGCGATCTGTTCGCACGATTGCCGGCCGCTGTCGCGCGCTCGCTTGAAACGCCGGGCTGGCGCGTGCATCTGGGATCGCTCGACGCGCGCGCAATCTCGTCCCGCGAGGCGCTCGCCGAGCTCCCAGTGCTGCGCAAGTCGGATTTATCGCGCCTGCAGAAGGAGAATCCACCTTTCGCCGGATTCGTCAGCGGGTCGCTTGGCGCCTTCGGACGGCTGTTCACTTCGCCCGGTCCGATCTTCGAACCGGAAGGACGCGAGGACGACGCCTGGCGCGCGGCGCGTGCGCTGTTTGCCGTGGGCTGCCGCGAAGGCGATATCGTCCTCAACACCTTCAGCTATCATCTGACGCCGGGCGGCTTCATCATGGATTCCGCCGCGCGCGCGTTGAAATGCCCTGTCATTCCCGCGGGCCCGGGCAATACGGAGCAGACGCTCGACGTGGTTCAACAACTCAGGCCCAGCGCTTATTGCGGCACGCCCGATTTCCTGAAAATTCTGCTCGACAAGGCCGGTGCGCTCGATCGCGACGCGTCGTCGATCAGGCGCGCGCTTGTTTCAGGCGCGGCCTTCCCGCCATCTTTGCAAACGGAAATGAAAGCGCGCGGCGTCGACGCCTATCAGACCTACGCCACCGCCGACGTCGGCGTCATCGCCTATGAGAGCCCGGCGCGCGAAGGGCTGATCATCAATGAAGACATCATTGTCGAGATCGTGCGTCCGGGCACCGGTGATCCCGTTGCCGAGGGCGAGGTTGGCGAAATCGTCGTGACCACGCTCGATCCGCATCATCCGATGATCCGGCTGGCGCTCGGCGATCTCACGGCCGCGCTGCCGGGCGTGAGTTCCTGCGGCCGCACCAATATGCGCATCAAGGGCTGGATGGGCCGCGCCGATCAGACGGCGAAGGTGAAGGGCATGTTCGTGCGTCCCGAACAGATCGCGGAGATCGGCAAGCGCCATCCCGAACTCGCGAAGCTGCGTCTCGTGGTGTCGCGCGCCAATGAGCAGGACGAGATGAAATTGCGTGCGGAAACCGCTGCGCCATCGGAACATCTGGCGGAAGCAGTGGCGGAGAGCGTGATCGCGCTCACCAAACTGCGCGGAGCGGTCGAGTTCGTCGCGCCGGGCGCGTTGCCGAACGACGGCAAGGTGATCGCCGACGAGCGGCCGATTGGTTGAATTCACCAGTCGATGGCGCGCATATTTTTGGCGCGCAGAAATTCATTCGCCCGCGAAAACGGTTTCGAGCCAAAGAACCCGTTCCGCGCCGAGAGCGGCGAAGGATGCGCGCTTTCGATGATCAGGTCGCGCGAAGCGTCGGTGAGGTCGCGATAGCTGCGCGCTTTGTCGCCCCACAGGATGAAGATAGCGGGCTTTCCACGTTTGGCGACCGCTCTCACGGCTTCGCGCGTCAGCTCCTGCCAGCCGAGCTTCATATGTGCGCCGGCGGCGCCGGCCTCGACGGTGAGCGCCGTGTTGAGGAGCAGCACGCCCTGTTTCGCCCAGTCGCTGAGATCGCCATTCCCGCGCTCGATTCCGAGATCGCTCTTCAGCTCCTTGAAGATGTTGCGGAGCGAAGCAGGCAAGGTCCCGTCGCCGACATAGGAGAAGGCGAGACCGTGCGCGTGCCCGGGAGTGGGATAGGGATCCTGCCCGAGAATGACGACGCCGGCGCGGTCGAGCGGCGTCAGATAGAGCGCGCGAAAGATGTCCTGCGGCGCAGGGAGAATTTTCACGCCGCGCGCCGCGCGCGCATCGACTTCACGCAGCAACAGCTTTGCGCGGCCTCCGGAGAAAAAAGGAAGCGAGCGCCAGCCTTGATCGAAATCGCCATCTGCAAGCGCACTCTCCAGCGCGCCCGCATAGGCGGAGCTTAGATCGTTCATGGGATCATCGAGCGTCCGCGATCCCGACGCCTGGTCGGAATCGCGAATGCGCCGTCGCTCACTTGATGGTGATGCGGCCTTCCACCTGGCTCGTCACCGTGCCGAGCTTGCGGATATAGACCATCACCTCATTCGCCATCAGCTTGCCGTCGGTCAGGCCGATCAGCATCTTGCCCTTGCCGAGCGAGGTGTAGCCGTCGCCGCCGGCGAGGATGTATTCGTTCGCGGCGACCTTGTAGCTCTTGGCGGGATCGAGCGGAGCGCCGTTCACCGAGACCGACGTGACGCGCTGGCCGACCGGCAGCTTGGGATCGAACTCGTACTTGATGCCGGAGACCTGCGCGAAGCGGCCGGCGCGCGCCTCGTAAAGCGACACGCCATTTTCGAGCGCGGCCTTGAGATCGGAGCCCTTCAGTTCGATCATCACGGTGACATTGCCGAACGGGAGTTCAGTGAGGATGTCGCGGCGGGTCAGTTTCTGTCCGGCCGTATATTGCTTGTTGGCGCGAATGCCGCCGCCATTGACGATCGCGGCTTCGGCGCCGGTCGACGCCTTGATCGCGTCAGCGAAGAGATTGCCGATCGCCGTCTCGCGGGTGCGCACGCTGATCGTGGTCGAGTCGAGCGGCACGGAGGTCACGCCGAGATCGACATCGAGCTCCTTCGACAGCTCTCCCTCGTATTTCTTGACGACGGCGAGGGTCTCCGGATCGGGCGTCGCATTCCGGGAATCGTTGATGCGGAAGGAAGGCGACCAGCTCACCACGCGCTTGCCGTCGACAGTGCGCGACGAGAGCGCGAGATCGACGGCGGTGACGTAGTTTCCTTCCTCGTTCGACTCCACCATCACCGTCTTGCCGTCGAAGCCGACCGCAAGATCATGGTCGTGGCCGGTCAACAGCACGTCGACGAGCTTCGACTTGACGATGGCGTTGTCTTCCTCGCGATCGGTGTGGGCGCAGCAGACGATGATGTCGGCGCCCTGGTCGCGCAGCAGCTTCACCTGCGCGCGCACAGTGTCCATCGTCGGCAAGAATTTGATGTCGCCCGGCGTCGAAAGCTGATCGGTATAGGGCAGCGCGACGCCGAACACGCCGATCTTGTAGCCTGCCCGTTCGAACATCGCGTTGTCCTTGTGATCGGGCAACGGGGAGCCATCCGCCTGGCGCATGTTGGCGGCGAAATAGGGGAATTTCGACTGCTTGAAGCGCTTGAAATAGACGTCCTTGCCAAAGTCGAATTCGTGATTGCCGGGCACGAACACGTCGGGCGGCGCCATGTTCGTCAGCTCGACGATGTGCTCGCCCTGATCGAAGCCGGACATCAGCGAGGGCGAGAAGGTGTCGCCCGCGTGGAAGTAGATCATGGGCGTTCCCTTCGCCCGTTCTTCCTTCACGATGCCGGAGAGGCGCGCGAACCCGCCACGGCCCTTGTCTTCGCTCATCTTGTAGATGTCGTTGACGAGAAGCAGCGTCACCGTCGCGCCAGCGCCCTGCGCGGCTGCGGGCGTGTGGCCGGACGCCGCCGCGACGCCTGTCGCCGCCAGCGCGCCGAAAGCCTTGCGTCGGGAAATCACGGTCGTCTCGGTCATGGGCGGCGGCTCCTGTCTGGAATTCGTCGAAACGGTAGAGCGGATGAGGCCGCTCTGTCATCCGAAATTGCGGTTGTCTTTCGCCGGCTCATGACAATGTTTTGGCGGCTCGTGGCTGCGTGCGTCGCGGAGGCCAATTGTGCCGCCCGGCCGCATGCCCCATGAGCCTCTTCAAAGACGCCCCGATGACGAGACCCATGACAACAGCCGAAGCCCGAGCCAGCGCCGCGCCTCTCCCCGCCGACCATCCCGTGTCGAAGGTCGGGAAGATCGGCGTGCTGCTGTTGCAGCTCGGCACGCCTGACGGCACCGACTACTGGTCGATGCGGCGCTACCTCAAGGAATTCCTCTCTGACCGGCGCGTGATCGAAACGCCACGCTGGCTATGGTGGCCGATCCTCAACCTGATCATCCTGACCAAGCGACCCTCGTCGAAAGGCAGGGATTACGAGTCGATCTGGAACAAGGAGCTGAACGAGGGGCCGCTGCTGACGATCACGCGCGCGCAAGGAGAGAAGCTCGCCGCGCGTCTCGCCGCGCTCGATGAGCGCATCATCGTCGATTTCGCCATGCGCTATGGCAATCCGACGACGGATTCGCGCATCCGGGCGCTGAAGGATGAGGGATGCGACCGCATCCTGCTCTTGCCGCTCTATCCCCAATATGCGGCGGCGACGACGGCGACCGCCTGCGATTCCGCCTTCAAGACGTTGATGGACATGCGCTGGCAGCCCTCGGTCAGAACCGCGCCCGCCTGGCATGACGAGCCCGCCTATATCGGGGCGCTGGCGGAGAGCGTGAGGGCGAAGCTCGCCGGTCTCGATTTTACGCCCGACATGCTGATCGCGTCATTCCATGGCGTGCCGAAGGAGTACCTTCTTAAGGGTGATCCCTATCACTGCCAGTGCGTGAAGACCGGTCGCCTCCTGCGCGAGGCGCTGGGCTGGGAGAAGGATCGCTTCATGACCTGCTTCCAGTCGCGCTTCGGTTCGGCCGAATGGCTGAAGCCCTATCTCATCGACACCATGGGCGAGCTGCCGGCGCGCGGCGTCAAGAAGGTCGTGGTGATCGCGCCGGGCTTCACCACGGATTGCCTGGAGACGCTGGAGGAGATCGAGGTCGAGAACCGCAATCACTTCCTGCATCATGGCGGCGAGAAGTTCGCCTATGTCCCCTGCCTCAATGACAGCGACGCCGGGATCGATGTGATCGAGAGGGTGGCGCGGCGCGAATTGATGGGTTGGTCGCCGGCCGCCTGACGCAAAAAAACGGCCCGGATGTCCGGGCCGTTTCATGTTCAGAACTGCGTTTCGCTTACTCGGCCGGCTGGTCTTCAGCGCGTGGATTCTCAAGCGGCAGGCCTTCACCCTTCGGCTCGCCGCGCCGGCGCCGACGCGCGCGGTAGGGCGAACGGAGTTCGCCGTTCTCGCCATTGTCGACATCCGGCGGTGCGGCCGCTTCCACCGGTTCGAAGGACTCTGCGGGAGGCGCTTCGCTCGGCGCGTTGTCGCCGCCATTCATGCCGCGGGGGGCGCCGCCGGTGATGAAGGAGGGCAGGCCGCCGCCTTGGTCTTCGGCCTCCGGCTCAGGCCGGCGGGGACGGAAGTCGCCGCGTTGGTTGCGGGGCGGGAAGCGACGGTCGCCGCGGTCCTGCCTCTCGCCGCGATCCTGGCGGTCGCCGAACTGCTGTCGGTCGTCACGATCCTGTCGGTCGTTATAGGGCGGGCGGTCGCCGCGATCCTGCCTGTCGCCATAGCCCTGGCGATCGCCACGGTCCTGACGATCCCCGCGGTCCTGCCGGTCGCCACGATTTTGGCGTTCGCCATAGGGCGGCCTGTCGCCGCGATCCTGACGATCGTTGAAATTCTGCCGCTCCGGGCGATCCTGCCGGTCCTGATAGGGCTGGCGCTCGCGCGGCGGAAAGGCCTGGCCGCCTTCCATCTGCGGTTGATCGGCGAAGGCGGGGTCCTGACGCTGCGGCTGATTCTGCTGACGGAAATCAGGGTAGGGCTGCTGCATTCCCGTCAGATCATCATCATCGTCGCCGGCGTCATCGGCCTCGCCCTCGGCGGGACGTCCGAAGCCCTGGGCTTGGGCCATGGCGGCCTGGGCGGCTGTGATGATGCGGTAATAATGCTCGGCGTGCTGGAGATAGGCCTCCGCGAGCACCGGATCGCCGGACACCTGGGCGTCGCGCGCGAGCTGGGAGTATTTCTCCACGATGTGCTGGGGATTGCCCCGGACCTTCACGTCAGGCCCGTTCGACTCGTAACTGCGCGCCAGCGGATTGGACGGCTTGTTGTTGCGGTTGTTGTGCCGACCGCGCATCCGCTTGTTGTTGTGGTTAGGCCGCATCGAACCTCTCTGTTCGCGATTGACCAAAATTCGAGAATGGCTGGTCCGCCCAGCCGCCATCAGGATCGGGTTTCGCGCGCCATGCGCAGCGATCGAACACCGCTTTCAGGAGCGGTGACGAAGACCCGTGCTGATCAGAGTTCCATAAGAGGCGATGTCACGCCCGCGCTATCTGTTCCGTCCAGATTGGTCGACGCCAGCTTGTTCAGCGCGCCGGGACCCCAGCAATTGCCGCACGAATCTTCATCAGCGGCGTTCTCTAGGGCTCTATGTAGTCGCTTCAAGGGCGTTCGCCAAGCCATTTCGGCCGTTATTCGCAGCTTTGAGCTCACCTAGCGTCAGATCGTGATCGCGACGACACGGTCCCTGCCGGCAAGGTCCCGGAGGACCGACGGGCCCGGCAGGCCGCGACGCCGGACGAGAGCGCTGACATCGGCGGCCTGATCATGGCCGATCTCGAACAGGGCCGCGCCGCCGGGACGCAGCAGCCGCGGCAGGTCGTCGAGAATGGCGCGATAAGGAGCGAGCCCGTCCGCGCCGCCATCGAGCGCAAGCGCGGGATCGTGCTCTGTGACCTCCCGCGCGAGGCCAGCGATTTCCTGGCTGCGGATGTAAGGCGGGTTCGCCACGAGAAGATCGAAGCCGCCACGAAGCGCGGCGCTCCAGTCGCCGACGGTGAAGCAGGCGCGGCCGGCGAGATCAAGCGCGCGCGCATTTTCGCGCGCGGTCGAAGCTGCGCCGAACGCGCGATCGATTCCGATTCCTGTCGCTTGCTTCCGCTCATGCAGGATCGAGAGGAGGATGCATCCCGTGCCGGTCCCGAGATCGACAACGGAGAGCGGCGCGTCGCGATCGGGAAAAATCCGCAGCGCTTCTTCAACGATCAGTTCCGTTTCCGGCCGTGGCGAGAGCGTGTCCGGCGACAGTTTGAACCGCAGGCCGAAGAATTCCTTCCAGCCGAGGATGCGCGCGACAGGTTCGCCCGCGATGCGTCGCGCGATCGCGGCGTCGACCTGCGCGATCATGCCTTCGTCGACTGGCGCCTCGGGCGAACGAACGAGATCGAGCGCATCGAGCCCGAGCGCGTGCAATGTCAGAACACGCGCATCGAGCGCGGGTTTGTCGATGTCGGCTTCAGTGAGGCGACGGCGAGCCGCGGCGAGCAGCTCCGCGCGCGTCATCACGCCGCCTCGGCCGCAAGCTTGATCGCCTGGTCCTCGGTGATCAGCGCATCAATGATCTCGTCGAGCGACACGCCTTCCAGAATCTGCGGCAATTTGTAGAGCGTCAGTTCGATGCGGTGATCGGTGACGCGGCCTTGCGGGAAATTATAGGTGCGAATGCGCTCCGAGCGATCGCCGGAGCCGACCTGCGCGCGGCGATCGGCGGCGCGGGCCGAATCCCGCTTCGTGCGTTCGAGATCGAACAGGCGCGCGCGCAAGAGCGCCATCGCCTTCGCCTTGTTGCGATGCTGCGAGCGCTCCTCCTGCATCAGCACGGCAAGGCCCGTGGGAACGTGCGTGATGCGCACGGCGCTTTCGGTCTTGTTGACGTGCTGGCCGCCAGCGCCGCCGGAGCGCAGCGTGTCGATGCGCAGGTCCGCGTCATTGATGACGACGTCGACCTCTTCCGCCTGCGGCAGAACCGCAACAGTGGCGGCCGAGGTATGGATGCGTCCGCTCGCCTCCGTGTCGGGCACGCGCTGCACGCGATGGGCGCCGGATTCAAATTTCAGGCGGGCGTAGACGCCCTGTCCTTCGATCTCAGCGATCGCCTCCTTGTAGCCGCCGACGCTGCCTTCGCTTTCCGAGAGAAGTTCGAAACGCCAGCCATGGAGCGAGGCGTAGCGCATATACATGCGCAGGAGATCGCCGGCGAAAAGCGCGGCTTCGTCGCCGCCGGTGCCGGCGCGGATTTCGAGAATGACGCCGCGCGCGTCGGCTGCATCCTTCGGCAGAAGCGCGAGCCTGATTTCCTTTTCCAGCGTCTCGCGTTTTTCCAGGAGGCCCGGACGCTCGGCTTCGGCAAGCGCGCGCAGATCGGCGTCGGTCGCGGAGTCGGCGATCATCGCGTCATAGTCGGCGAGTTCGACTTCTGTCTCACGGAATGCGCGGATGGCGCGCGCGACGCCTTCGACCTCCGCCACCTCCTTCGAGAGCGAGACGACGCTCGCGCCATCCGTCGCCTGATTGAGGCGCGCGATGAGATCATCGTGCCGGGTGAGAATGGCGTCGAGGCGGGCGGTGGGAAGCGACATGGCGGAACAAATTCAGAAAGGGCGACGGACGGAGAACGGCGAGCGCCGCTAGATCGGCACGCCGGTCTCGCGGGCGAAGCCGGTCAGCTCCTCGCGCAGCGAATCCATCCGCGCGCGCTCCTTCATCCAGACGGCAAGGCGCGCTTTCAGCGCCTTCGCATTAAGCGACAGGATCATGCCTTTCACGGGGCCGATCGCCGCAGGCGACATCGACAGG carries:
- a CDS encoding ABC transporter substrate-binding protein, giving the protein MKRGAVFAALVAAAAFSAPVNAQDTLYIANNSYRTGPFAGSGIPIGDGMRDYMTMLNERDGGIGGVKINFEECETGYDTKKSIECYEQGKSKGMLLYSPWSTGATLAAIPRAHVDKIPILSMAYGLSASAEGNTFPWVFIPPVTYWDGASIMVKYMAAREGGLDKLKGKTLGLIHLDAPFGKEPIPVLENLAKKYGFTVKLYPVAAADMQNQSAVWLNIRRDRVDYLYNQGWGAMNPTAVKEAVRNNFPMDKLVGVWWAGGDDDARAGGAQAKGYRSLNLQMAGVNFPVIQDIQKYVVDKGKSLSPKERVGENLYNRGVLNAMLIAEAIRNAQKVSGKKVPTTDDVRKGLEMLNITEARLKELGMEGFTIPMKVSCNDHSGHTKVYVAEWDGAKWTKSSDWLEPIRDEVRPLIEENAKDYVEKNAGWPKRTEACASSS
- a CDS encoding zinc metallopeptidase, coding for MPYALLGLLLLVLVFAPQLWVRQVMTRHSLHRPDFPGTGGELARHLLDEAGLHEVSVETTPAGDHYDPVTRAVRLTPANHDGRSITAVAVAAHEVSHAVQHARGERLFDWRGRLMRLLVGADQIATIGFFVILALSIVTRSPFILLAQVALMVLLLVAHVAAHLVTLPLEIDASFGKALPVLERGRYLASADLPAARQVLRAAAFTYVAAALMSILNILRMMRFGR
- the hemH gene encoding ferrochelatase — its product is MTRPMTTAEARASAAPLPADHPVSKVGKIGVLLLQLGTPDGTDYWSMRRYLKEFLSDRRVIETPRWLWWPILNLIILTKRPSSKGRDYESIWNKELNEGPLLTITRAQGEKLAARLAALDERIIVDFAMRYGNPTTDSRIRALKDEGCDRILLLPLYPQYAAATTATACDSAFKTLMDMRWQPSVRTAPAWHDEPAYIGALAESVRAKLAGLDFTPDMLIASFHGVPKEYLLKGDPYHCQCVKTGRLLREALGWEKDRFMTCFQSRFGSAEWLKPYLIDTMGELPARGVKKVVVIAPGFTTDCLETLEEIEVENRNHFLHHGGEKFAYVPCLNDSDAGIDVIERVARRELMGWSPAA
- a CDS encoding DUF4167 domain-containing protein, translating into MRPNHNNKRMRGRHNNRNNKPSNPLARSYESNGPDVKVRGNPQHIVEKYSQLARDAQVSGDPVLAEAYLQHAEHYYRIITAAQAAMAQAQGFGRPAEGEADDAGDDDDDLTGMQQPYPDFRQQNQPQRQDPAFADQPQMEGGQAFPPRERQPYQDRQDRPERQNFNDRQDRGDRPPYGERQNRGDRQDRGDRQDRGDRQGYGDRQDRGDRPPYNDRQDRDDRQQFGDRQDRGERQDRGDRRFPPRNQRGDFRPRRPEPEAEDQGGGLPSFITGGAPRGMNGGDNAPSEAPPAESFEPVEAAAPPDVDNGENGELRSPYRARRRRRGEPKGEGLPLENPRAEDQPAE
- a CDS encoding bifunctional UDP-sugar hydrolase/5'-nucleotidase; the encoded protein is MTETTVISRRKAFGALAATGVAAASGHTPAAAQGAGATVTLLLVNDIYKMSEDKGRGGFARLSGIVKEERAKGTPMIYFHAGDTFSPSLMSGFDQGEHIVELTNMAPPDVFVPGNHEFDFGKDVYFKRFKQSKFPYFAANMRQADGSPLPDHKDNAMFERAGYKIGVFGVALPYTDQLSTPGDIKFLPTMDTVRAQVKLLRDQGADIIVCCAHTDREEDNAIVKSKLVDVLLTGHDHDLAVGFDGKTVMVESNEEGNYVTAVDLALSSRTVDGKRVVSWSPSFRINDSRNATPDPETLAVVKKYEGELSKELDVDLGVTSVPLDSTTISVRTRETAIGNLFADAIKASTGAEAAIVNGGGIRANKQYTAGQKLTRRDILTELPFGNVTVMIELKGSDLKAALENGVSLYEARAGRFAQVSGIKYEFDPKLPVGQRVTSVSVNGAPLDPAKSYKVAANEYILAGGDGYTSLGKGKMLIGLTDGKLMANEVMVYIRKLGTVTSQVEGRITIK
- a CDS encoding ABC transporter ATP-binding protein — protein: MSAALKPAAQPADLILSVNNIEVVYDHVILVLKGVSLDVARGGIVAILGANGAGKTTTLKAISNLLRAERGDVTKGSIEFNSERVDKLSPSELVRRGCIQVMEGRHCFGHLSIEENLLTGAFTRRDGAAAIKRDLEMVYEYFPRLRERRNSMSGYTSGGEQQMCAIGRAMMSRPKMILLDEPSMGLAPQIVEQIFEIVKIVNEKEGVSFLLAEQNTNMALRYATYGYIMETGRVVMDGSAQSLRENEDVKEFYLGVGGEGRKSFREVKSYKRRKRWLA
- the prmC gene encoding peptide chain release factor N(5)-glutamine methyltransferase; translated protein: MTRAELLAAARRRLTEADIDKPALDARVLTLHALGLDALDLVRSPEAPVDEGMIAQVDAAIARRIAGEPVARILGWKEFFGLRFKLSPDTLSPRPETELIVEEALRIFPDRDAPLSVVDLGTGTGCILLSILHERKQATGIGIDRAFGAASTARENARALDLAGRACFTVGDWSAALRGGFDLLVANPPYIRSQEIAGLAREVTEHDPALALDGGADGLAPYRAILDDLPRLLRPGGAALFEIGHDQAADVSALVRRRGLPGPSVLRDLAGRDRVVAITI
- a CDS encoding uracil-DNA glycosylase; this translates as MNDLSSAYAGALESALADGDFDQGWRSLPFFSGGRAKLLLREVDARAARGVKILPAPQDIFRALYLTPLDRAGVVILGQDPYPTPGHAHGLAFSYVGDGTLPASLRNIFKELKSDLGIERGNGDLSDWAKQGVLLLNTALTVEAGAAGAHMKLGWQELTREAVRAVAKRGKPAIFILWGDKARSYRDLTDASRDLIIESAHPSPLSARNGFFGSKPFSRANEFLRAKNMRAIDW
- a CDS encoding phenylacetate--CoA ligase family protein, translated to MTGHYDARETQAPEMRERDLFARLPAAVARSLETPGWRVHLGSLDARAISSREALAELPVLRKSDLSRLQKENPPFAGFVSGSLGAFGRLFTSPGPIFEPEGREDDAWRAARALFAVGCREGDIVLNTFSYHLTPGGFIMDSAARALKCPVIPAGPGNTEQTLDVVQQLRPSAYCGTPDFLKILLDKAGALDRDASSIRRALVSGAAFPPSLQTEMKARGVDAYQTYATADVGVIAYESPAREGLIINEDIIVEIVRPGTGDPVAEGEVGEIVVTTLDPHHPMIRLALGDLTAALPGVSSCGRTNMRIKGWMGRADQTAKVKGMFVRPEQIAEIGKRHPELAKLRLVVSRANEQDEMKLRAETAAPSEHLAEAVAESVIALTKLRGAVEFVAPGALPNDGKVIADERPIG